In Acanthopagrus latus isolate v.2019 chromosome 16, fAcaLat1.1, whole genome shotgun sequence, one DNA window encodes the following:
- the c16h5orf63 gene encoding glutaredoxin-like protein C5orf63 homolog, with the protein MLHTEETPGGGMQLQLWSEEEEEEEEEEEAFTLSWAPNFNRNLFHLRNEKISERFSTGQNRDSSAGFDEMFFLKTLPLSRPAAVQLLRLFSTNTLPTLTLFTKDPCPLCDEAKEVLEPFRHRFVLQQVDITVPENSLWFDRYRWDIPVFHLNGQFVMKHRVDVVLLDKLLQDAEAQKT; encoded by the exons ATGTTACACACTGAAGAGACACCAGGTGGCGGCATGCAGCTTCAACTCTggtctgaagaagaagaagaagaagaagaagaagaagaagccttcACGCTCTCCTGGGCCCCAAACTTTAACAGAAACTTATTTCATCTCCGGAACGAGAAGATTTCAGAGCGGTTCTCTACAGGACAGAACCGGGACAGTTCGGCAGGATTCG atgaaatgtttttcctgAAGACTCTTCCTCTGAGTCGACCTGCAGCTGTGCAGCTCCTCCGCCTGTTTTCTACCAACACTTTAcccactctcactctctttacTAAG GATCCATGTcctctgtgtgatgaagctaAAGAAGTGCTGGAGCCATTCAGACACCGG TTTGTCTTGCAGCAGGTGGACATCACCGTCCCAGAGAACAGCTTGTGGTTCGACAGGTACAGATGGGACATACCTGTCTTCCATTTGAACGGGCAGTTTGTTATGAAACATCGTGTGGATGTCGTCTTGTtggacaaactgctgcaggATGCGGAGGCACAGAAGACATGA
- the traf3 gene encoding TNF receptor-associated factor 3: MSAGRSADGREVQIPLQQVAPSLATPLSVVPPSHRPTNPWPPSDCAASQGVPAGFLPLHGGFRDHFVETPEGKYCCEACRLVLCQPRQTECGHRFCQSCISDILSRPNPVCPADNERLFKDKIFRDICCQREIMALKVYCRSEANGCQEQMSLQQIPDHLNVCPFFEVPCPLGKCKERMMRKEIPDHLSWKCKHRETSCEFCMIKMPLTDLQKHKETVCPAFPVSCPNHCTFSSLPRSELSNHQHDCPKAQVSCQFHRYGCTFKGLNQDMRQHESTFAAEHLRMMANRNSSLENKVEDVKGELLERYKLLPGLSGRVSELENQNDELREKNRQMEQKLATMQKLMSSHSEKLLEVELELRSLRLLRDEVETLRGTLENVRTRLNALEQGGRSGTGSTTHTLASLETQLNRHDDMLSVHDIRLADMDLRFQVLETASYNGTLIWKIRDYKRRKQEAVAAKTLSLYSQPFYTGYFGYKMCARVYLNGDGMGKGTHLSLFFVVMRGEYDALLPWPFKQKVTLMLMDQGPSRKHLADAFKPDPNSSSFRRPAAEMNIASGCPLFVSQSVLETGSYIKDDTIFIKVTVDTSDLLDP; encoded by the exons ATGTCAGCGGGCAGGAGTGCTGACGGGAGGGAGGTGCAGATTCCcctccagcaggtggcgccCTCCCTGGCCACGCCCCTCTCAGTGGTCCCTCCCTCTCACCGCCCAACCAATCCCTGGCCTCCAAGTGATTGTGCTGCTTCACAAG GTGTCCCGGCAGGTTTCCTGCCTCTTCATGGAGGATTCAGAGATCATTTTGTAGAGACTCCGGAAGGTAAATACTGCTGCGAGGCCTGCAGGCTGGTCCTGTGTCAGCCCCGTCAGACTGAGTGTGGTCACCGCTTCTGTCAGAGCTGCATCAGCGACATCctcag tcgTCCAAACCCGGTATGTCCAGCTGACAATGAACGTCTGTTCAAAGACAAG ATCTTCAGAGACATTTGCTGCCAGCGGGAGATCATGGCGCTGAAGGTTTACTGTCGCAGTGAAGCTAACGGCTGTCAGGAGCAGATGAGTCTGCAGCAGATacct GACCACCTGAATGTGTGTCCGTTCTTTGAGGTTCCCTGTCCGTTGGGTAAATGTAAAGAGCGAATGATGAGGAAAGAGATTCCAGATCACCTGAGctggaaatgtaaacacagagagaccAGCTGCGAGTTCTGCATGATCAAGATGCCTTTGACTGACCTACAG aaacacaaagagacggTATGTCCAGCATTTCCAGTGTCGTGTCCAAACCACTgcaccttctcctctctgccacgCAGTGAG ctgtcaaATCATCAACATGATTGTCCCAAAGCTCAGGTGAGCTGTCAGTTCCATCGATATGGCTGCACCTTCAAG GGTCTGAATCAGGACATGAGGCAACATGAGTCCACCTTCGCAGCCGAACATTTGAGAATGATGGCAAACCGAAACTCCTCATTAGAAAACAAG GTGGAGGATGTTAAAGGTGAGCTGTTAGAGAGGTATAAGTTGCTTCCTGGTCTCAGCGGCCGTGTTTCTGAGCTGGAGAACCAGAATGAtgagctgagagagaagaaTCGACAGATGGAGCAGAAACTGGCCACCATGCAG AAACTGATGAGTTCTCACTCAGAGAAGCTtttggaggtggagctggagcttCGTTCTCTCCGTCTGCTCAGAGACGAGGTGGAGACCCTGAGAGGAACGCTGGAGAATGTCCGGACACGACTAAATGCTCTGGAACAGGGGGGACGCAGCGGGACTGGATCCACAACACATACTCTGG CTTCCCTGGAGACTCAGCTGAATCGCCATGACGACATGTTGAGTGTCCATGACATCCGATTGGCCGACATGGACCTGCGTTTCCAGGTACTGGAGACGGCGAGCTACAATGGGACTCTGATCTGGAAGATTCGTGATTACAAGAGACGGAAACAAGAGGCAGTAGCGGCGAAGACACTGTCGCTGTACTCGCAGCCATTTTACACCGGGTACTTCGGGTACAAGATGTGCGCTCGTGTCTACCTAAACGGAGACGGGATGGGCAAAGGGACACACCTGTCGCTGTTCTTTGTGGTGATGAGGGGCGAGTACGACGCCCTGCTACCCTGGCCCTTTAAACAGAAG gtgACCCTGATGCTGATGGACCAGGGTCCGTCCAGGAAACACCTGGCTGATGCCTTTAAGCCCGACCCgaacagcagcagtttcagacgtcctgcagcagagatgaaCATCGCCTCCGGCTgtcctctctttgtgtctcagaGCGTCCTGGAGACAGGCAGCTACATCAAAGACGACACCATCTTCATCAAG GTTACGGTGGATACGTCTGACCTCCTCGACCCATGA